A region from the Paenibacillus humicola genome encodes:
- a CDS encoding dihydrodipicolinate synthase family protein: protein MIRFPGVFVAIVTPFTPELEVDYKRLSEHADWLIDQGVDGLVAAGSVGEYASLLTEERKKVVETVIGTAKGRVPVVVGTAAPSTGQAVGWARHAKQAGAAGIMALPPINYKPTENEVIKYYEALSDAGMPIIAYNNPHDYKTDLTPPLLKKLSSIPNFVAVKEFSGDLRRMHDIMRETDLEVLVGVDDLAMEGALIGATGWIAGLTNALPKESADMFRLARAGRLAEAKSIYTYLLPLFHYDAGPRLVHAIKYSLELAGHPVGPTRPPRLPLEEEELKAIREAYDYAVHRPVKA from the coding sequence ATGATACGTTTTCCAGGTGTATTCGTTGCGATTGTCACCCCTTTCACGCCGGAGCTGGAAGTCGACTACAAGCGGCTTTCGGAACATGCGGATTGGCTCATTGATCAGGGAGTCGACGGACTTGTGGCAGCGGGGTCGGTGGGCGAATACGCTTCCCTGCTGACGGAAGAGCGGAAAAAAGTCGTGGAAACCGTGATCGGCACGGCGAAAGGGCGCGTTCCGGTCGTGGTCGGAACGGCGGCCCCTTCGACCGGTCAGGCCGTCGGCTGGGCGCGGCACGCCAAACAAGCGGGCGCCGCCGGCATTATGGCACTCCCTCCGATCAATTACAAACCGACGGAAAACGAAGTGATCAAGTACTATGAAGCGCTCTCCGATGCCGGAATGCCCATTATTGCTTACAACAACCCGCATGACTACAAGACGGATCTTACGCCTCCGCTGCTGAAAAAGCTGTCATCCATCCCGAATTTCGTCGCTGTCAAAGAGTTTTCCGGCGACCTTCGCCGGATGCATGACATTATGAGGGAAACCGATCTGGAGGTGCTGGTCGGAGTGGACGACCTGGCGATGGAAGGGGCTCTTATCGGCGCGACGGGCTGGATTGCCGGTCTCACGAATGCGCTGCCGAAAGAAAGCGCGGACATGTTCCGGCTCGCCCGGGCGGGCAGGCTGGCCGAGGCGAAGAGCATCTATACGTATTTGCTTCCGCTGTTTCACTACGATGCGGGCCCCCGGCTTGTTCATGCCATCAAATATTCGCTGGAATTGGCCGGTCATCCGGTAGGACCCACCCGTCCGCCGAGACTTCCTCTGGAGGAAGAGGAGCTCAAGGCGATCCGGGAGGCTTACGATTATGCCGTTCACCGTCCGGTAAAAGCGTAA
- a CDS encoding proline racemase family protein → MKTRQVFHTVDTHTGGNPTRSVISGLPRLKGATMSEKMLHMKAEYDWIRTLLMFEPRGHDVMSGALIVEPCRKDADIGVIFIETGGYLPMCGHDTIGLCTALVETGNIPVSEPLTRIRLDTPAGLVVAEAEVEGGKAKQVSFQNIPAFFDRSVEVKVDGIGSVHSDIAYGGNFYAITDARRIGLELKPPNASMIVDAAIRIRTAINREYAIVHPEASFIRGVTHVEFFSDPVHPNAHIRNTVVVPPGGIDRSPCGTGTSAKLAALFAKGEIGLGELFVHESIVGSMFKAQVVESVKAGGIDAVVTKITGSAWLTGMHTFYSHEEDELNDGFLLIPPALDHEFGTDR, encoded by the coding sequence ATAAAAACGCGCCAAGTATTCCATACAGTGGATACCCATACGGGCGGCAATCCCACCCGTTCGGTGATCAGCGGGCTTCCGCGGCTGAAGGGAGCCACGATGTCGGAAAAGATGCTGCATATGAAAGCGGAGTACGACTGGATTCGCACACTGTTGATGTTCGAACCGAGGGGGCACGATGTCATGTCCGGTGCCTTGATCGTGGAGCCTTGCCGCAAGGATGCGGACATCGGCGTCATATTTATCGAGACCGGCGGGTATTTGCCGATGTGCGGTCACGATACGATCGGATTGTGCACCGCTTTGGTGGAAACGGGGAACATCCCGGTTTCGGAACCGCTTACCCGGATTCGGCTGGATACGCCGGCCGGATTGGTGGTCGCGGAGGCGGAAGTGGAGGGCGGAAAAGCCAAGCAGGTCTCCTTTCAAAATATACCTGCCTTTTTCGACCGGAGCGTGGAAGTGAAGGTCGATGGCATCGGCAGCGTCCACAGCGACATTGCTTACGGCGGCAATTTTTACGCCATTACGGATGCGAGAAGGATCGGACTGGAGCTGAAGCCGCCCAACGCATCGATGATCGTGGATGCGGCGATTCGCATCCGTACCGCCATCAATCGGGAATACGCGATCGTGCATCCCGAAGCTTCATTTATTCGCGGCGTGACGCATGTGGAGTTTTTTAGCGACCCGGTGCACCCGAACGCCCATATTCGAAATACCGTTGTCGTGCCTCCGGGCGGGATCGATCGCTCCCCCTGCGGAACCGGTACGTCCGCGAAACTGGCTGCTCTCTTCGCGAAGGGGGAAATCGGGCTCGGGGAATTGTTCGTTCATGAAAGCATCGTCGGATCGATGTTCAAAGCCCAAGTGGTGGAAAGCGTCAAGGCCGGCGGAATCGACGCCGTCGTGACGAAGATAACCGGATCGGCTTGGCTCACGGGCATGCATACTTTTTATTCCCATGAAGAGGATGAGCTGAACGACGGTTTTCTTCTGATTCCTCCTGCGCTTGACCACGAATTCGGGACGGATCGTTGA
- a CDS encoding proline racemase family protein: METDLLINTIDAHVWGQSLRILTSGLPPLQGRSLREKAVRFQENHNSIRRLLMLEPRGHADMTGCLITESDDDGADLGLLFMHNEGLLPFSGHGIIAAVTIAAEAGLLKVPGRAGTVTVDTLCGRVTARICREGSSVTSVIFRNVPSFAVKLDQTANVLGRDLSFDIAYGGGFFAVADAESLDLRIDIGHRAELARWGKAIKERIGPLECPAHPFMSEIAGIEGVVLFGPPGAARAHSRSTVVFADGQLDRSAGAAGTCARMAAMFARGQLAVGESFVQEGIAGSPLVGTIAGTVPVGPYLAIVPEVTGRAFITGTHQFIVDPSDPLRNGFLLN, from the coding sequence ATGGAAACCGATCTTCTGATCAACACGATCGACGCCCACGTGTGGGGTCAATCCTTGCGAATCCTTACAAGCGGTCTGCCGCCGCTGCAGGGCCGGTCGCTCAGGGAGAAAGCCGTCCGATTTCAGGAAAATCACAACTCCATCCGCAGATTGCTCATGCTTGAACCCCGGGGACATGCCGATATGACCGGGTGCCTGATCACTGAATCCGATGACGACGGAGCGGATCTCGGCTTATTGTTCATGCACAACGAGGGTCTGCTGCCTTTCAGCGGCCACGGCATTATTGCCGCGGTCACGATTGCTGCGGAAGCCGGTTTATTGAAGGTTCCCGGCAGGGCCGGAACCGTTACCGTCGATACGCTGTGCGGCCGGGTCACCGCCCGCATATGCCGCGAAGGATCGAGCGTCACTTCCGTCATTTTCCGGAATGTGCCTTCCTTTGCGGTGAAGCTGGACCAGACCGCGAACGTTCTCGGTCGGGACCTTTCGTTCGACATCGCTTACGGAGGGGGCTTCTTCGCCGTTGCCGACGCCGAATCGCTTGACCTGCGAATCGATATCGGCCATCGCGCCGAGCTTGCGAGGTGGGGGAAAGCGATCAAGGAACGGATAGGCCCTCTTGAATGCCCTGCGCACCCTTTCATGAGCGAAATTGCGGGGATCGAGGGAGTTGTCCTGTTCGGTCCGCCGGGAGCTGCTCGGGCCCATTCCCGCAGTACGGTCGTATTTGCGGATGGCCAGTTGGACCGTTCGGCCGGCGCAGCGGGAACATGCGCGCGAATGGCGGCTATGTTCGCGAGAGGGCAGCTGGCGGTGGGCGAATCGTTCGTTCAAGAAGGCATTGCGGGAAGTCCGCTTGTCGGCACCATCGCCGGGACGGTTCCTGTCGGACCTTATCTGGCCATCGTTCCCGAAGTTACAGGCAGGGCGTTTATTACCGGAACGCACCAGTTTATCGTCGATCCGTCCGACCCGCTGCGAAACGGATTTTTACTGAACTAG